A region of the Culex quinquefasciatus strain JHB chromosome 1, VPISU_Cqui_1.0_pri_paternal, whole genome shotgun sequence genome:
atttccccgaataccattccccagaatgaaccgttccccagaaaaccattccccagaatgtaccgttccccagaaatatttatcgtggtgattataattatttccaaaatttaaaaaaaaaattaaaaatttccaaaatttccaaaatatccaaaatattctaaatttccaaaatttccaaaatttccaaaatttccaaaatttccaaaatttccaaaatttccaaaatttccaaaatttccaaaatttccaaaatttccaaaatttccaaaatttccaaaatatccaaaatatccaaaatttccaaaatttccaaaatttccaaaatttccaaaatttccaaaatttccaaaatttccaaaatttccaaaatttccaaaatttccaaaatttccaaaatttccaaaatttccaaaagtttcaaaatttccaaaatttccaaaatttccaaaatctccaaaatttccaaaaattttaaattttcaaaatttacaaaattttctaaaatttacaaaattttctaaaatttacaagattttcaaaattacttaaatttctaaattttccaaaatttccaaaaattcaaaaaaaaaaagcaaaatttgcataatttcaaattttcaaaaaactaaaaaaaaaattcataatctttggttttttttaattttaaaatttcttttctctttaattttgatttttgaattccaaactttttgatttttttgagaattttgaaaatgtttttaatttgactttctgacttaccattgacaaattatgATCATAATATTTAGATCGAAAAATCTCGAATTTGATGCGAGAAATAAAGATTGAAATATTACGCTcgagtgcaataatcaccacgttaactagtgtcagcagttattacaaggctagaaagttttcccttctttaaagaaaggaaaactTTACTGACTGATACAAGTTGAATTTAACCTTTAAAAGGGAGGAGGAGAGTTTTCCTTTCTTTAACGAAGGGAAAAATTTATAGCCTTGTTATTATAACTGCGACACGGGTTGATTTTCCCTTTTTTAAGTAAGGGGAAAAATACTTGACCACTtacacaactttttaaatttgttatcactAGTCAAGAGTGTTTTTCCTTATGGAAACAAGAAagaatacaagaaaaaaaaactttaaagcgaAAATTCAACTTCTGTTAGCAGATATCACAAGTCAAgacagttttcccttctttaaagaaggtgaaattcaacttgtgtcagaagaccttaaaagaaggaaaaattaatcAGTTATTGtaagtcaagagagttttcttcttccaaaaatgatagattaaattttgtcaccttaaatcaaatttagaaaatttaaataatcatgCAAAATGAGCAATATGCCAAAGGTCCAATATGTCAAATGAAATTATACCAATGACACccataatcatattttaattttaacaaaaaaatttcttCTTTGCAAAAAAAGCATTCAAGGAAAAcgagaaataaaaagaaactgcaatttattcggcatttgtataacaaatttaatatGACTGAAAAAGAAGGGAAATTTTCTTAGAATAATAGAACGAGTCATAAGCCgaattaacattttctgttattttatcaagaattgttgtcaaaaaaaaggaaaatttcttgGCATGGTGAAATAACcttgtataatttttatattttctatgaaatttcaaacaaactaatatttaaaactactttgatttttcgagaaagaaacttttctagggaatggttttctgggaaaTGGTACATTCTGGGAATAGTTTTCTGGGAAATGGTACATTcagggaatggttttctggggaatggttttcgggGAATGGTTTTttggggaacgtgacacaatcaatttttaatgtgattaacTCACACCTTCTAGACAAATTGAGGCCTTTATACACAAAATAGATtcaatttactaaaaaaaatgaaattacacgatttttatttgttattcaaaattgtagaaaaatgtATAAAggtgaataaaaataaacaatgaataatcaaaaaaaaatcttgacagTAGTGTGaacatatttaattttatacttGTTTGGCAACTTTCctgatttttattctttaaagaaAAACTATCTAAATTCCAATGCCAtcggaaaattttcaacaatcctTGATCTTTTTCGGTCAAGTTGAAATCATGACCGTTTGCCATTCTACAGAATCAAAACATCGTTCGAAGTGGGAGAAAGTCAAGCTGCTAagcagatattaaaaaaaaatctaaaaatggatCACACACCCTTCATATGGCGCCGTTTGAAAGTGATTTACGATCCCAGCAACCTTAAACACCATGTGCGGCCTCGTTTGGCTTGTTTCGCCGAAACCTTAAGGAGACGCATGGCATTTCAAGTCAAAGATcaaatttttgtcgtttttgagtGGAGCTGGGAAAAGTCAATTTGATTTATTCTTGGAAATTGTGTAACTCCTCGCGTATTTCTGGTTacatgtataacatttcctcaaaGCCACAATTAGTTTCTATCAGTATCAATCAATCGAAAACCGGAAACAGCTGGGTCAACGTCGAATAGACAAAACGTGCCCAAGAACCCATTACGCTTCCCAACCGCACCAGCAAAGATAACCCATTTCTGAGCAGTACAACACACATATGTAGCCTAGAACACAATCCAAAACTAAACCGGAAGGGGGTGCCGCAACGAGCAGACCCAGCTAATGAATGTCGTTCAGTCTGGGGTTTGCAACTGCAGCGAGACCGACACAGACAGAATCACACAATACAATGTGCAccaaaaacgaaacaaaattataaacaaCCACACCACACCCTCGCTATTCCACCTCCACCTGGCGCGTCGCCCCTCTGCTCACTGATCTGTTCTTCCGTTTGTCTCGCGTTCTGATGTTTGCCGCGCCATATGTGTGTGAGTGAGAGTGAGAGATGATGCAATGCAACGGAACTactgtttttgttgtttatgCATCACACGCAATGTGAGCGAGCGAGCTTCGATTGTTGTGAAAAGTTGTcctatgtttttgttttcgttgaACATGAAGTTAATTCATATGTGAttttatgtgtgtttttttatttttcaaataatttgaagACCTTAGTCCtactaaataataataatgaaattttaaatgggTTTTCAGAATGAATTATTTCGTTGAACAAAGCTAAAAATTGGATTGATATTGTTTTTCCtgcattaaataaaaataaacaatttctaATTACTTCAAATAGATTTGGAGTTCTTTTCAACTTTGGTTTATTCATTTCGTTTCATTTTGATGTTTGAATTGGATATTTCAACAATGAATCATAGTTTTTATTGTCTTTTGACCTTGAAAAACCaacataaattcaaaattttgtttattttttacattttattatttaattgtgttcttaattttgaaatgaacATATTCTGCGAATGACTGTATATAGTTTGGCTGAGAATTCAAGGAAAATCAAGAATATATCCTgagttttttaataggtcctattaTATTGTAATACGccgcgttagggtggtccaaaaaattacaattttcgtCAAacttcgcaaaaccactttttcaaaaaaaaaaatcatgactccccgccatttcaaccgacTTTAGCTGTCTTATATGCAAATGAAATGTGATAAGctggttttttaaagaaaatagtaagaagtttcaaaaatctaacctaaaatatgaaacggtcgtatgaaactttaaaatgccgttttgacggtatCTGGACCAAACAGCTtatgcctgaaaatattttcatcggatttctcggacaattttacctaacatactaaaaaaatcgGAGGAGTTCATTAccaggattctgagatatggtttattgaaaataaaatcctggTTTTCCGCTGCACTTCTCGCAAAAacgagaaaatgacgaaattggcaaaaaaaacaacttttatttactaaaactgcgatatctttaaaatttcagcgatctgaaCCTTCTTCTTATTGGTTCTAAAGACTAAAggttttcttctgaaaattttgtttttcttccttaatttttgaatttttgaatgcatttatcttgttaagtttttgattttttcaatgatgaTATTAAATCCAAGCTACAACCCTCCATAGACATGCAATTTCTTTTCACATTTCTTGTTACAACATTTTATCATAACATTTATCATCATTATTATCGTAAAAATATGTTCATTGTACattgcaaaaattactgcatttcTAATTCAACTAAAAACATTATGGGATGCTAGTCAATAACACGGCAggacttttttttatcgaaataaagttgtcaaatttatttttgtaacggaaattaaaatgaaatattatttttacagattttcCCATGAGACATGACTAGAGtttctacaaacaaaaaaattcataGTATTATATACTTGTAATATCTATGCTCGTTATAgggttgaaaataattaaaagtctGAAGATGCAtcaacttgaatattttttaagggttaTAATCAGTCTATAATTGAATGCTCTTTTTTGACAACATATTTgaggaaaaatcattttaacattgaattttACATTTCCATACTCTGAAATGTCCTGTTATTGCCAATTATTAAATACAATTTAATTCcatttaataaagttttttagatttttaaaagtgAACATTAGTTTAACAACTTTATGCATACATTAGTGTGGTCCAAATTCAAGACGATTTTCTCATACAAACTTCTAGGAGAGGGGTTCCCGTAGCACCCCTCACACTTAATTTATGATATTGttgtgtatttttcaaaaaatatagcattttaataatatttttcaaagtttatgtcgcccccccccccccctcaaaagtttgcatgaaaaacaggggacaaaaaaaatctaaatgtacATGAAAATAGATGTTTAATCATCTGAAAactatctaaaatgcatttttctgcattgattcaaatatttaggatgtttgggctcgtttaaaaatgttttgaattttaagaaattccaATTAAagcttcgcaaaaaaaatctgaaaaataaaattttcgtcactacttagatattttggaaactaatggaACATTACAAAACACTTTTGTTCATTAATATGTTGAAATCATGTTTCCCTATTTcaattttgatacttttttttgcctcctcCCCCCTCGACTTTTGCTCAGAGTCGATGGAcacaatcttcaaaaaatatttgcagcggcctaaacaatcataaaaaaacaatttacagacgaataaataaacaaaattcaaaaagcaaaaacaattgcgattttgaaaaaaaagaatttatcaAACAAATTCCTGACGCGAATTTCAATCAAGCTTTTTCGAACATCCGTGTGCTTTCCGTCTCCCGACAACTTGACATCCCGTTTTCGAACCAAATATCGGAAAAAAACCCCATCAATCCTCACAACCATCCTCCTCTCAAAATCGATAATCTCGCAGATTTACAACTCTCTCGCTCTCTCGCTGGCGCCGCTCTCTGTTGTACTTTCGCCAGGACATCCAGAACGCGTTCGTCCGTCAATAGTTTGTGCGAGAGCGAGAGAGCGAGATAGGGTGAGAACATTTTCCAGGAGTCTTGGTCAAGTGGTTTCAAGAAGGCGCCCACCAGCCAGGGAAAATCTCCAGCGAAAGAGCGAAAACAGAGCGAGCGAGAGTGAAAAGCACACTTTACTTCATCACCCCTTCTTTCTGCAGATTTGCAATCACCGAGGAACGGTGAGCATGCCAAcctcagtttcagtttcagtcaGTTAGTTAGTTTAGTCGGTTGGTCGCGAGTCTTTTCGGGGaccgattttttttcagcgCGTGCAATCGTGAGAGCGTGTGTGAACTGCGGCGTATTAACTGGATAAATTAGGAGTTTTTTCtgctctatttttaaaaatgtccttTTCTACACTATTGGGATGATTTTTCCACTTTGAGAATGATTCCTGGCGTTGGATTTCCGTGAGTGCGAGTGGGCAGAGAGGTGTgatattttggccattttcaccGTTCGGCCTTTGCCTGTGCATATCTAGTAAAAATAGTAATgatctttcttttttgtttcgcGCTGGTCTCAGGCGAGGACAATTAATGGAAAATGCTGGCTGATTTATGTCCCTGGGTGCGGAAAATTGCGCAAAATTCATTAGAGTGCCAAGCATCTTAGTGCTGCTGCTTTTCCGACCTAAGCAAAAGAATATCGATTTATGTGCCCTCCCGTGTAGGAAAATTTCTACACCAGGAGAAACCACCAACAAACAGTCAGTCAGGCAGTCAGTCAGTCTGACTGTAGTGTGATGCTATGCGTAGTGTGTGGCCAGGAAAGAGAGGTGCGATATGGTTCTTCCACCCGACTGAGGGGTAGGCtcaagtgctgctgctgctccgagATGGCCTCCCCTTTCTGGAGTATTTCgttttgcttttcttttgaTATGCGAAATATTTAAGGGAAAATTGGTGGACTCACAACTGGACCAGGGGTGGAATGCAGAACGAACCAGTTTCTGCAGAGCACCTTTCGTTCGTTTGTTCGTTCTTTCGGTGGATGCACACTGCACATAGAGCATAGAGCGCACATAGATATGTTGGTTGGTGGACGGACATCATCAAATTGGGTCATGGAACGGGCGTTGACTCGCAATTATTGGACGAGGAGGGAGAGATCCGCAGCCCagcataaatattttaaaatgttcgatTGAAGGTGCCGCCACCATTCGGTGGCGCGTCTGGTGGATGGACCTCGTTGCGATTAGTATGCACATTCCAAGGTGTAGctcatattttcatttcttcAACTCGCGATCCAGGAACAGCCGACAGGATGTGATGGAATTTCAATTAGACGTCGTCGTCTCCAAGCATGGTCAATTGGGCGAAACGCTTCGCGGCATTAGTAATcgtgcattttttttactatcGAATTCACAAAACTCACGCTCATCCGCATACATAAGTAGTTTAGGAATTGTTTGAAAAGTGTCGTTcgcataacaaataaaaaaacacgagCCTCAAAATGTTTAACTGCCTTTGGCAATTGTGGGATTGGTAAGCGAGCCGCCGCACCGCAGACAATTTTCAAATCGAAACCGAGAAGAACCACGTGCGATGCATACTAATTGCGGGtgactttctttttttttttcctccccaAACAGGATCGATCCACCCACGTTCACCACGATGGAGAGCAAGAAGCTCCAGCAGCTGCAGCAGGCCAACTCACACCTAGCACCGATTCCGCAGACGAAGCCACCAACTTTCCAGCAGCAGAATGCCGCCGATTATCGGCCTTCGCGGGCATCGCCGGTCTTTCAGAACCACCCGCAGTACCAGAGCTTTGCGTCGAATTTTGCCCAAATCAACTACCCACACCAGATTCGACCCCCGCAGCAAGTCgcacagcagcaacagcagcagcatcttAGCGCCCACAGTAGTCccaaatcgaatagcaacagtTTGTACCTTAGCGAATACTCCAGCTCGagccagcaacagcagcagcagcagcagccatcaCAGCAGCAACATCACCACAACACGATCGGAAGTCACTATCACTTTGACCAGATCTACCAAACCAGCTCGCCGTCGAGTGGCAGTGGTGAGCGGGAACGCCTGTACCAGACTGCCCCCAGGCCAACGCAGCACACTCACACGCCAAGCCAGCCGGGCCCACCACAGCCACTCACCAAGCTGGAACTGCAGTTCCAACAGCTGCAGCGTGAAAAGATCCAGGCCCAGATTAAAACCGCCACGGAAGCGTTGGCCCACCAGCAGCAAACCTTTGCCCTTCGTCAGCAGCTCAATCCACCCGTTCCCAACTATCACCTGAAGCAGAACCTCCTTCAAAACCTGTCCCAGCAGCACCAACAGCAAATCCAACACCAGCAACAACAGCTGCAGCGAAATGCCCCTCCATCGAGTCTGAACCTGACCAGCCACTTCCAGCCGGCCCAAGGTCCCATGAAGCTGACGAATCATGCCAACATCCATGACTACGGTGCCACGGCGGCCACCAACCAGCATGCGATCAACGAAGCGTtctaccagcaacagcagcagaagCACATCCACGCGGTGATCAACAAAACGCCCAACAACATGCAATCCCCCGCCCCCAACCAGATCATCATTCAGCAAAACATTCCCGGCCAAGTGGTGAACCAAGCCTGCCAGACCCAAATCAGCGGCGTCAAAAACAATCAGCagcaacaaaaccaaaaatcacCCAACTCCGACTCGATGTCCTCGCCGTCGCACGACGGCCTTGAACGCCGGAAAAGTGGTCCCGTACACACGCTCAAATCTCCCGTCACCAAGCGACCCCTCAACGCGCCCGTCTCCATGTCCGGCTGGCTCTACAAACAGGGCTCCGATGGACTCAAAGTGTGGCGACGGCGCTGGTTCGTCCTGTCCGAGTACATCCTCTACTACTACAAAAGCCAGGAAGAGGAGAAACTGCTCGGAACCGTCCTGCTCCCATCCTACAAAATATCCGCGTGCTTCCCGGAGGACAAGGTCTACCGCAAGTTTGCCTTCAAGTGCGAACACACCAACATGAGGACGTTCGTATTCGCCGCCGAAACGGGCGAATCCATGACCAACTGGGTGCGGGCCTTGACCCTGGCCACAATGATGCAGGGCAGCAGCGAGTCCGAAACGAGTCCACCCTCGAACAACGCACGCAGCGGAGACAACAGCGATTCTGGCATTCAAACGTACCAATCGCAGGTGTGCAAGACGGGAGCATCCCAAGGACCGGTAACGCCCGTTTCCGACAACGGAGGTGGATCGCAACCCCTGTACGCCAACGCACCTCCCAAACCACGCCGAGCGAACGACGGTGGGTACTCTTCCCCGAGTCCCGAACACATCCCATCCGAGCGATACGACCAGGATCAGCAGCAAATCTACGGAAAAACTCCTGACTCGAGCTTTATGCAGCAATCACCCCAaatcaagcagcagcagcaacaacaacaacatctagGGTACGACCCGAACGCGTATCCAAGTCCTGGCGGTGCTGGTGGTGGCCAAACTGTCTACAACGATGCGATCTACGGCAATGCCAAGCGAATCGAGCGGGACTTGTACATCCAAAAGTtgatccagcagcagcaacaacaacaagccCAACTCCAACAACTTCAGCAACAACAGCAAGTCCAACAGCAGGTTCAGCAGCTAGCTATGCAGCAAACTCCACAACGAGCATTCACAAACCCCTTCATGTACCCGAACGCGGACCGACGAACACCGGACACGTACGGACCTCCGCGAGCCGCCCTGGACAAACACATGTCCGACTACGAAGACATCTACAACCTGACCATGCTGTCCAAGTCTCTTCCAGCGGAAGATCCAACACCTAGTGCAGCCACCGCCGCCGCAGGTTACCGCCGACCGATGAGCCCCCTGCGCTACGACGGCCAAAACATGCCCATGCGTTACACTCCCAACTATCTGGAGGTAAGTTCCGTGTACCTCAGTGTCTCTCTGTGTGACTCACAACCCATGTGTTAACAAACGGATCGAAATCGCGCACGCACATCCTAACACCGCTAACCAACAACCCATTTTTTCATCCCACCCCCCACCCCCATCCAAAACACCCCACGCATTCAACAGAACAACTCACCCGCACAGCAGCAGCACGTACAGATGCGTGCCCGACCGGTCCAATCGACGATCCCGCGACCCCACTCGGCCGACTTTCTGGAGTACGAGGCGCGCAACCCGATCGGCGCCAACTCCCTGAACGGCGTCAAGGGCGGTAAGCTAAAGGACGGCGAACCAGCTCGAGCACCCCGGCCCAAGTCCAGCCTGGACATCAACCGAACCCCGGACAACTACTACTACTCGGAGGCGAGTTACGCGGAGAAGATGCGAATGCAGAGTGCGTCGTACCTGCAGCGGGCCGCGAACCTTGGAGCGGTAGCGGGGAAGGAAGTGCCGGGTAAGTTACGATCGGACGTTGCGCTGCTCACAATCTAATTCACATGGACTTTTTTTAGGCGCCGTCAACTCTAGCACGGTTCCACGCGATGGTTATTACGGAGGTGCGAGTTCGTCCAACGGTCGACTGGACTACGATGAAAACGTCCTGCACCAGGGTTCGGCAAGTGTCCCGCGAGCGCAGCGCATGACGATGAACAACCTCAAAAAGTATCCCAGCCAGCAGGAACAATTCGCTCGGTCGGCCAGCGCCCGGCTTCCACGCAAAGAGGAAGATCCGTCGGCACGGGACGGTGAACGCAAGCGGGAAGAGTCGATGAAGCGACTGCTCGAGTGGAAGCAACGAATGCTCCAGTCGCCGCTGACGCGCAAAATGTCTCAACAGCAAGCCCAACAGCTGGGACTCGGTTCGCCCGGATCCACTGGTAACCCGTTCTTGAGCAAGTCTGGCCAGCTGCAGATGGAGGCGGAGATGTACCTGGAGCAGGAGAAGCAAATGCAAGCTCAACACCAACAACAGCAactacagcagcagcagcagcagcaacaacaacagcaaatgCAGCACCTAAGGGTTGACAACAAATCCAACCTGGAGTACAACAGCTATTCGTCAGACGATGAAGGTAAGTCGGCCAGCTATCTGAACCTTCCTATCTGTTGTAGAACGATCCTATTATTTCTTAGTGACAATCAGCTAACCATTGTTCTGGCAGGTCCTTCCGTACTAGACTGCTCCTTTCTAGTGTACATTAGTACTAATCAGTGAACGGAAAATAACCTCTCCAAGTTTGCAGCCCTTTTCCCTCCAGCTCCAGGATATAACACACACACCTCAGCTTCGTTGCTGGTTTTGCTTCCTATTATTTCCAAAACTTCCTCTTTCTTTGTAGCGCTAATACAAGAATTCCTGACAAATTCTGGATTTGCTTTGAAAAGCTGGTTTTTCGTTATATTTCGTTGATTTCGTTCTTTTCTTAGTTTCACTGCGTTCTACCGTTGATTTTCTAGAACAGCAAAAATGATCTGGACTGGCGAACGGAACTGAACGGGCACTAGCAATGACCTTCCTGCCGCGTACAAGCCACAACCATACACAACCCATCGCACTCACAAAACTCACTCACGAGACCATAGCTCCTCAAAAGCAAATCCTGAATCCCGAACCACACGCGAGAACGCGAGCCTTCTTCAAAATTCTCACCCCATCTATACTCGGCTGTCCTGTTAAATAACCGTAAACACGTAGATCTGAATGGTTTTTACACTGGTTTTGGGCGGTAATATCTTCTGTCTCTGTCTACACGCAGTACTcccacaaaacaaacaaaaaaaactgaatcctGTTGCTAAAAATAACGATGATACACGTATGTAGTGTAGCCAACTGTATTCTTCCAGCTGTACCAAtccaaagcaaaaaaatacCACCACAACCCACGCACAACCAATATCTTATACTTTGTATTATCTGTATTATATTACCAACCCCTAGATGGAACAGAAAATACGCCGGCAGGAAGGTCAACCCCAAATGTGTCCGCTTCCGCGAGTGCAGAGCTAGAAAGTAGTGAAACTGTACCCCCAGCTGAAGCGTCCGATCTAGACCCTAAAGAATTGCCCCCACCTCCCAGTACCTCCGCGGGTGACGACACCCTGAACACCTCCCAACAGTCTTTCTCCTCTGCCACCGTCTCCGTCAGCGTAGCGGTAGACGACACGGACGACTGTTCAAACATTTACGAAAACAATTCGATCGCGGCCGCGTCCACTCCCAAGACCGCCAAACCCTTGACCAGTGTCGGTAGCTTCAAGGAGAAGATGCTTCCCTTGGAGCCACCCAAATACAAACCCGTTTACGACCATAGTTCGATACTGAAATCGCCCATACAGCAACCACAGACGAAACAACAAACTGACCAGCAAACCAAGACTCCCGAAGAACTGCACTCTAACGAAGACGACGCTGAGGACATGTCGTTCGAGTACACCGACGAAGACCTGGACGAAGCGCTGCAAGCGGAAGTGTCCGACGAGACCAAGACGACCATCGGTGACGATATGATTGACGTGAGCAGTGAGAACCAATCGTTCTACATGCCAATGACGCCGAAGAAACCAGTACTAACCAACGAGGTAGCTGAAATGAAGCTTACCGCAATGGACATTTTAAATTCCATACAGAAGGGAACGTCAGATCCTCAGGATGAAAACACCTACATCGAAATGACCAACGGACTCGGTGGAAAGTGTGTGTTTGGTGATGACCTCAAGTCTACCTATGAAATGATCATGGTACAGAATAGTCCACCGAAAGCCGACCAGGAACCGTTGTACATGGAGTTGTCCCAACTTCACAGCAACAGTTTGGAGAAGAAACCAAAACCCGATGTGAGTGGGTCTAGCAAGAAGAACGCAC
Encoded here:
- the LOC6032089 gene encoding uncharacterized protein LOC6032089 isoform X5: MFNCLWQLWDWIDPPTFTTMESKKLQQLQQANSHLAPIPQTKPPTFQQQNAADYRPSRASPVFQNHPQYQSFASNFAQINYPHQIRPPQQVAQQQQQQHLSAHSSPKSNSNSLYLSEYSSSSQQQQQQQQPSQQQHHHNTIGSHYHFDQIYQTSSPSSGSGERERLYQTAPRPTQHTHTPSQPGPPQPLTKLELQFQQLQREKIQAQIKTATEALAHQQQTFALRQQLNPPVPNYHLKQNLLQNLSQQHQQQIQHQQQQLQRNAPPSSLNLTSHFQPAQGPMKLTNHANIHDYGATAATNQHAINEAFYQQQQQKHIHAVINKTPNNMQSPAPNQIIIQQNIPGQVVNQACQTQISGVKNNQQQQNQKSPNSDSMSSPSHDGLERRKSGPVHTLKSPVTKRPLNAPVSMSGWLYKQGSDGLKVWRRRWFVLSEYILYYYKSQEEEKLLGTVLLPSYKISACFPEDKVYRKFAFKCEHTNMRTFVFAAETGESMTNWVRALTLATMMQGSSESETSPPSNNARSGDNSDSGIQTYQSQVCKTGASQGPVTPVSDNGGGSQPLYANAPPKPRRANDGGYSSPSPEHIPSERYDQDQQQIYGKTPDSSFMQQSPQIKQQQQQQQHLGYDPNAYPSPGGAGGGQTVYNDAIYGNAKRIERDLYIQKLIQQQQQQQAQLQQLQQQQQVQQQVQQLAMQQTPQRAFTNPFMYPNADRRTPDTYGPPRAALDKHMSDYEDIYNLTMLSKSLPAEDPTPSAATAAAGYRRPMSPLRYDGQNMPMRYTPNYLENNSPAQQQHVQMRARPVQSTIPRPHSADFLEYEARNPIGANSLNGVKGGKLKDGEPARAPRPKSSLDINRTPDNYYYSEASYAEKMRMQSASYLQRAANLGAVAGKEVPGAVNSSTVPRDGYYGGASSSNGRLDYDENVLHQGSASVPRAQRMTMNNLKKYPSQQEQFARSASARLPRKEEDPSARDGERKREESMKRLLEWKQRMLQSPLTRKMSQQQAQQLGLGSPGSTGNPFLSKSGQLQMEAEMYLEQEKQMQAQHQQQQLQQQQQQQQQQQMQHLRVDNKSNLEYNSYSSDDEASISVRNVKNIPKGALTVKPDPSDYRTDPKLVQGYYDPRQTEYYYQDQEGYIRPDISFESTHDLYTQAQLQRAQEINLQQHYQLQDIDRSLAAMNEESPGEKWPPNINQQQVFTPRGPQTPNHHHQQLQQDKSELRTLEMSAGDLLNRTHEELVLLLIQLRRQNSNTARSIEQCCTNIHDIQNSIRMSDGPSRAENLARLEALKKQLCELEKQYEKEKPLINLVDNMVKLGTLYRGAPGKGKSKSSSGSLHASESATLDRLEFNQRIQERRLLQEEQRQWDRLSPNHTELQSKVQQLYQIDQLLQEESGTLQSLQRDKEDLERALGGLKAKIMKGEAPAPAMEAARQQQHTLERELSRVHLMLAENSKKLEKTVADNARLEQELLVLRQKLQASRDTRGSQATLVPGQDGQYVGSATLVLESELRRVQRLVGDMQRQRNELSQAVRQLTDNSDSLHKQINKNGDSRSHIKKRSQGAAWVETDLDSLVSKDQGRHDSTLSLNVSEKQSSVYGRSDLDRSEAFESCSVDSDDLLEDSSGNPFGYPDKQEIKTVRIVKRESERRHRDREKDRSNASTHSLDQVLEEEAQIFEDYNNYHRAKSMPRGVSETHEAFVQNQDVQSYSSNLKDYYSMTANSQNSYPVSMIDRKADLYSGCDRTPIGKTSASKVSTLSLNSSMDGGSVEYSGLRTKTESIQSLTISEQSPVFQSEAAKQILHEMGAPQQGGSNGLSASERQKQKAEHMAQQNKHRRSVPKEKRRHHTAPHHVNAKQIEIMQSENDMNKNNVNWRARDDVDLEVTLRPRSNAPDVVRSAMGPREKISEHTIDKLLAAPSKILIPERYVPEQTPELSPEEKQRRQEKVEAIKKMLSETPMAGNDTSPNQPANAEKRQREHLLQLNQILAQQVMQMSKIVADDKPQDQITENSMAVLPSSICKLRKRGMFNRTSRRNSAGMAASAAAAADDEETRYHSEVEDNDDDDDDDTESPPEPLPLYQQRENYFT